In uncultured Bacteroides sp., one genomic interval encodes:
- a CDS encoding S46 family peptidase — translation MKKNFLTLVLFFVSLVSLADEGMWMLNHIDKKTAQLMQQLGLEMPSCQLFNERIPSLKDAIISFGGYCSGVVVSEDGLVFTNHHCGFDAIQNHSSVVHDYLKDGFVADKREDELPNPDLFVSFLIKQEDVTSRILKDIHPEMDETKRSYIVDSLSSVIENEVSEKDSLLRGVVSSYYGGNEFYLSVYKDYKDVRLVFAPPSSVGKFGGDTDNWVWPRHTGDFSVFRIYADKNNQPAFYSPQNRPFHPSYIAPISLKGYQNGTYCMTLGYPGSTDRYLSSFGIEEQMRTQNQSMIDVRGIKQAIWKNAMESNDSIRIMYASKYAASSNYWKYSIGMNKAIEELNIIGKRKLLEDKITCFIENKNEKRQLYGNLIDSLRISYESRKKLIHASSYFGECFGNASELLSLSTQAISTDFFSDSIAGKKLYESMVKEYSNIDLSIDKEVLVAMLKEYREKVDTTYLPDTYKVISEKYKGDCLAYADYIFSHSEMTTPRGLERIYSRDSTFNMFEDPILSLAVDVVTKFVDFYQISSDANNKISRDERFYSEIVRQMSEDKSFYPDANSTMRLSFGIVTPYSANSSSSIDYYTTTKGVFEKVEHYKGDSDFWVQPALLDLLSKKDFGKYADKKGEMNVCFITNNDITGGNSGSAMFNGKGELIGLAFDGNWEGMSSNLEYESSLQRCIGVDIRYVLYIIEKYGKAPHLIKELKLAQ, via the coding sequence ATGAAAAAGAACTTTTTAACCTTAGTTCTGTTTTTTGTTTCGCTCGTTTCTTTGGCAGACGAGGGGATGTGGATGTTGAATCATATAGACAAGAAAACAGCTCAGCTGATGCAGCAATTAGGGCTTGAAATGCCTTCCTGTCAATTGTTTAATGAGCGTATTCCTTCTTTAAAGGATGCGATTATTAGTTTTGGAGGATATTGTTCCGGTGTAGTAGTTTCTGAAGATGGATTGGTTTTTACAAATCATCATTGTGGCTTTGATGCCATACAAAATCATAGTTCAGTAGTTCATGATTATTTAAAAGATGGTTTTGTTGCTGATAAAAGAGAAGACGAACTTCCTAATCCCGATTTATTTGTGAGTTTCCTTATAAAGCAAGAAGATGTCACTTCAAGGATACTGAAAGATATTCATCCGGAAATGGATGAAACAAAGCGCTCATATATTGTAGATTCTCTTTCTTCTGTAATTGAGAATGAAGTTTCTGAAAAAGACTCATTGTTAAGAGGAGTGGTAAGCTCTTACTATGGTGGCAATGAATTTTATCTTTCAGTTTATAAAGACTATAAAGATGTAAGACTGGTTTTCGCACCTCCTTCTTCCGTTGGTAAGTTTGGTGGTGATACAGATAATTGGGTATGGCCAAGACACACCGGAGATTTTTCTGTTTTCCGCATTTATGCTGATAAAAATAACCAGCCAGCTTTTTATTCTCCTCAAAATAGACCATTTCATCCATCTTATATTGCACCTATTTCCCTTAAAGGGTATCAGAATGGTACTTATTGTATGACTTTAGGTTATCCGGGCTCAACAGATCGTTATCTCTCTTCTTTTGGCATTGAAGAGCAGATGAGAACACAGAACCAGTCAATGATTGATGTGCGAGGCATAAAACAGGCTATTTGGAAAAATGCGATGGAATCGAATGATTCTATTCGTATAATGTATGCTTCTAAATATGCAGCAAGCTCTAATTACTGGAAATACAGTATTGGGATGAATAAAGCCATTGAAGAGCTTAATATCATTGGAAAAAGAAAGCTACTAGAGGATAAGATAACTTGTTTTATAGAGAATAAGAATGAGAAAAGACAATTGTATGGCAATCTGATTGATTCCTTAAGAATTAGCTATGAAAGCAGAAAAAAACTCATTCATGCTTCCTCTTATTTTGGAGAATGTTTCGGTAATGCTTCTGAATTGCTTTCCTTATCCACGCAAGCTATTAGCACAGACTTCTTTAGTGATTCTATTGCAGGAAAGAAGTTATACGAAAGTATGGTTAAAGAATATTCAAATATAGATCTTTCCATCGATAAGGAGGTGTTGGTTGCAATGCTTAAGGAGTATCGCGAGAAGGTTGATACTACCTATTTGCCCGATACGTATAAAGTAATAAGTGAAAAATATAAAGGTGATTGTCTAGCTTATGCAGATTATATTTTTTCTCATTCCGAAATGACTACTCCCAGAGGATTGGAACGTATTTATAGTCGGGATAGCACATTTAATATGTTCGAGGATCCTATTCTTTCGCTGGCTGTAGATGTTGTAACTAAATTTGTTGATTTCTACCAGATTAGTTCAGATGCTAATAATAAAATATCCCGGGATGAAAGATTCTATAGTGAAATAGTGCGTCAGATGTCTGAGGATAAAAGCTTTTATCCTGACGCGAATTCTACAATGCGTTTAAGTTTTGGTATTGTAACTCCATATTCTGCAAATAGCTCCTCAAGTATCGATTATTATACAACAACAAAAGGTGTTTTTGAGAAGGTAGAGCATTATAAAGGAGATTCTGATTTCTGGGTGCAGCCGGCCTTGCTCGATTTGCTTTCAAAAAAGGATTTTGGTAAATATGCCGATAAAAAGGGTGAAATGAATGTTTGCTTTATCACTAATAATGATATTACGGGAGGAAATTCCGGAAGTGCAATGTTTAACGGCAAAGGAGAGCTTATAGGTCTAGCTTTTGACGGGAACTGGGAAGGGATGAGCAGTAATCTTGAGTATGAGAGTTCCTTGCAGCGATGTATTGGAGTAGATATCCGATATGTGCTATATATAATTGAAAAATACGGCAAGGCACCTCATCTTATTAAGGAGCTCAAACTTGCTCAATAA